A DNA window from Stenotrophomonas sp. 57 contains the following coding sequences:
- the hda gene encoding DnaA regulatory inactivator Hda, which translates to MGVPQLPLALHYPRDQRLETFIGAPDGALAQLRAIAVGASHDWVYLEGAAGTGKTHQALAMCSSAEQAGRLPTYVPLASAAGRVRAALDGLDSRELVALDGLDEVAGHREDEIALFDFHNRARAAGVTVLYTAQKAPEELGLVLPDLRSRLGQCVRVLLQPLDEEGRAAVLRERALRRGLAIDEAAIEWLLSHTGRELGGLITLLDWLDRESLAAKRRITVPFLRQVLEEGRPRY; encoded by the coding sequence ATGGGTGTGCCGCAACTGCCGCTGGCCCTGCACTACCCGCGGGACCAGCGCCTGGAGACCTTCATCGGCGCGCCGGATGGCGCGCTGGCGCAGCTGCGCGCGATCGCAGTGGGCGCCAGCCACGATTGGGTATACCTGGAAGGGGCGGCGGGCACCGGAAAGACCCATCAGGCGCTGGCGATGTGTTCCAGTGCCGAGCAGGCCGGCCGCCTGCCGACCTACGTGCCGCTGGCCAGCGCGGCCGGCCGCGTGCGCGCGGCGCTCGATGGGCTGGACTCGCGCGAACTGGTGGCGCTGGATGGCCTGGATGAGGTCGCCGGCCATCGCGAGGACGAGATCGCACTGTTTGATTTCCACAACCGTGCGCGCGCCGCGGGCGTCACCGTGTTGTACACGGCGCAGAAGGCGCCGGAAGAACTGGGCCTGGTGCTGCCGGACCTGCGTTCGCGGCTGGGCCAGTGCGTGCGCGTGCTGCTGCAGCCGTTGGATGAGGAAGGTCGCGCGGCGGTGCTGCGTGAGCGTGCACTTCGCCGTGGGCTGGCGATCGACGAGGCCGCCATCGAGTGGCTGCTGTCGCACACCGGGCGTGAACTGGGTGGACTGATCACGCTGCTGGACTGGCTGGACCGCGAATCGCTGGCAGCCAAGCGGCGGATCACCGTGCCGTTCCTGCGCCAGGTGCTGGAAGAAGGCCGGCCTCGTTACTGA